In a single window of the Ooceraea biroi isolate clonal line C1 chromosome 8, Obir_v5.4, whole genome shotgun sequence genome:
- the LOC105287816 gene encoding protein king tubby isoform X2: MTSLDLRQQKLEQQRQLIAQKMKQKRQTGAGGMVQASNVSSAQLTYHSNKWMNSNKELHAYDGPLQYSMSQAYVDVGPYRERKDSEGIINGMINDRSPYEGSQGADCADEESSPIDLHSPAETLPCSSPLRVAPSEDTTALSSRDKNSSSPELEGNVEGNIEQFVLQPANKKMHYKCRITRDRKGMDRGLYPTYFLHLERDYGKKIFLLAGRKRKKSATSNYLISTDPTDLSRGGESYVGKLRSNLLGTQFAIYDNGYSLMKDDKQRDERFNPRQELAAVVYDTNVLGFKGPRKMTVIIPGMTPDQKRVEICPRDESDTLLERWKLKHMDNLIELHNKTPVWNEETQSYVLNFHGRVTQASVKNFQVVHDSDVDYVVMQFGRIAEDVFTMDYRFPLCTVQAFAIALSSFDSKLACE, from the exons ATGACATCGCTCGATTTGCGGCAGCAGAAGCTGGAACAACAG AGGCAATTAATTGCGCAAAAAATGAAGCAAAAAAGGCAAACTGGTGCTGGTGGGATGGTACAGGCATCTAATGTTTCCAGTGCACAGCTTACGTACCATTCCAACAAATGGATGAATTCAAACAAAGAACTTCATG CATATGATGGCCCACTACAATATAGTATGTCTCAAGCATATGTGGATGTAGGACCTTACAGAGAAAGGAAAGATAGCGAAGGGATAATTAACG GCATGATCAATGATAGAAGTCCATACGAAGGTTCGCAAGGTGCTGATTGCGCCGATGAAGAGTCATCGCCTATAGACTTGCACTCGCCCGCGGAGACTTTACCATGTTCCTCGCCACTGCGAGTGGCACCATCGGAAGACACTACTGCTCTCAGTAGTAGAGACAAGAATTCTTCC AGTCCAGAATTAGAAGGCAACGTGGAAGGCAACATTGAACAGTTCGTGTTGCAGCCAGCGAATAAGAAGATGCATTACAAGTGTCGAATAACGCGCGACCGAAAAGGAATGGATCGTGGTTTGTATCCAACTTACTTCTTGCATCTAGAACGTGATTATGGGAAGAAG ATTTTTTTACTGGCTGGtcggaaaagaaagaaaagtgcAACAAGCAATTACTTGATCTCGACCGATCCTACGGATCTCTCAAGAGGCGGGGAATCTTATGTCGGTAAACTTCGATCGAACCTTCTTGGGACGCAATTCGCTATATACGATAACGGGTACTCGTTGATGAAGGATGACAAGCAGCGCGATGAGCGCTTTAATCCGCGGCAGGAACTAGCCGCAGTCGTATACGACACGAATGTTTTAGGTTTTAAAGGGCCACGTAAAATGACTGTTATTATACCGGGGATGACCCCCGATCAAAAGCGAGTCGAGATATGTCCGCGGGATGAATCGGACACTTTGCTTG AGCGTTGGAAGTTGAAACATATGGACAATTTAATAGAATTACATAACAAAACTCCTGTGTGGAATGAGGAGACGCAATCCTACGTACTTAACTTTCATGGGCGAGTAACGCAGGCGTCCGTAAAGAATTTCCAAGTTGTCCACGACAGTGATG TGGATTATGTTGTAATGCAGTTCGGACGTATCGCAGAGGATGTTTTTACGATGGATTACAGATTTCCCCTTTGTACAGTGCAGGCGTTCGCCATCGCTCTAAGTAGTTTCGACAGTAAATTAGCCTGCGAATAA
- the LOC105287817 gene encoding protein shuttle craft, with product MATWDGSYAEDPSYLVYSDQSMSDKTTAGNWPHFAGNPAYLPNASATLGRNYYPAAGGGRHLYGQNNGSVSALRNQVAADGVLPSMPSTMVPVRNPYQEHILPSTASVNSPSDGLQYSANSIASTSHSASFFHGNNQKAKYRKRRTTNSKHTLSAEGDSVRSDIVENSKLHATANEFVPNNVKFKRDKFSKWNGRSNAPGNSFNASAQAFRSKSFAMNASLLDNRYKNESYFNNRRDGNYKQRNSQQSMQALPRSSYNDRSYNKFQNGKYHNRKHQSDVSSVGDAHTSTTELGVSAASNSQQTKASIEEFQKDDSSLNTEMSTNREVFTGENNDPDNASLLKVDTQRSRSKRFNTANSLNYSKSDFYDDQSESRYNKTMRYPRRRNEANTSKEKLDNWRDKKENKDTAQGKSLSKKYEIDDDASQRERLMEQLNRGILECLVCYEHIKHTDYVWSCSNCYHVLHLKCIKKWAKSSQSDHSWKCPACRYVSFLVPEDYFCFCGKAKMPEWNRRDAAHSCGEICGRNLSKNCTHKCTLLCHPGSCPQCVAMVTKYCGCGRTSRMLLCSTHQLLSCDSVCGKDLSCGEHSCQKTCHQGECEPCDKTVQQICFCGNKTQEVPCRINVADTYSCDSVCNKLLDCGKHNCQKICHPESCEPCSLTPERIITCCCGQTELTEKRDSCLDPIPTCEKICSKRLKCGQPSNPHICKAPCHVGECPDCDLSTDVKCRCGNMDREIACRDLTSKADDARCEKRCKKKRSCGKHNCNQLCCIDIEHICPLPCSKTLNCGRHKCQDRCHMGRCLPCWQSSFDELYCECGAEVIYPPVACGTRRPACFRPCSRQHSCDHEVLHNCHSEPTCPPCSVLTQRWCHGKHELRKAVPCHVKEISCGLPCNKPLTCGRHKCITMCHAGACEKPGQQCVQPCTTTRELCGHICAAPCHEGSCPDTPCKEMVKVTCQCGHRTMSRVCADNAREYQRIASNILASKMADMQLGHSVDLEEVFGQGARKQNQLKTLECNDECKTIERNRRLALGLQIVNPDLSGKLLPRYSDYMKQWAKKDPHFCQVVHDKLTELVQLAKTSKQKSRSYSFDVMNRDKRHFVHESCQHFGCESQAYDEEPKRNVVATAVKDKCWLPSYSLLEMVQREKGQRKVPGPVLNTSKRNSSTKTVLSLPVKQNQQSLPSSSSAKAPEKEIDYFDYR from the exons ATGGCCACCTGGGACGGCTCGTATGCGGAGGATCCCAGTTACCTCGTGTATTCCGATCAGAGTATGTCCGACAAGACCACCGCGGGAAATTGGCCACACTTTGCAGGGAATCCCGCGTATCTGCCAAACGCTTCCGCAACGCTCGGGAGAAATTATTATCCGGCAGCCGGCGGAGGCCGGCACTTATACGGGCAGAACAACGGATCCGTTTCTGCTCTGAGGAATCAGGTTGCTGCGGACGGTGTTCTACCGTCGATGCCATCGACCATGGTACCTGTAAGAAACCCCTATCAGGAACACATACTGCCAAGCACCGCGTCTGTGAACAGCCCGTCAGATGGTTTGCAATATTCAGCAAACAGTATCGCCTCAACTTCGCATAGCGCATCGTTTTTCCATGGTAATAATCAGAAAGCAAAGTACAGGAAAAGAAGAACGACCAATAGTAAGCACACGCTGTCAGCGGAAGGTGACAGCGTCAGATCCGATATAGTGGAGAACTCGAAATTACATGCTACAGCCAACGAATTTGTGCCAAACAACGTTAAGTTTAAGAGGGATAAATTTAGTAAGTGGAATGGTCGCAGCAATGCACCGGGAAATAGCTTTAACGCCTCCGCGCAAGCTTTTCGATCGAAATCATTCGCGATGAATGCGTCTCTACTGGATAATAGATACAAAAATGAGAGCTATTTCAATAATAGGAGAGATGGGAATTACAAACAGAGGAACTCACAGCAGAGTATGCAAGCACTGCCAAGATCTAGTTACAATGATAggtcgtataataaatttcagaaCGGCAAATATCACAATAGGAAACATCAATCTGATGTGTCCTCTGTAGGGGATGCTCACACGTCTACGACTGAGCTTGGTGTTTCAGCTGCATCGAATAGTCAGCAAACTAAGGCCTCTATTGAGGAGTTCCAGAAGGATGATTCATCTCTAAACACAGAAATGAGTACAAATAGAGAGGTATTCACCGGCGAGAATAATGATCCAGATAATGCATCGCTGTTGAAAGTCGACACACAACGAAGTAGATCTAAACGATTCAATACTGCTAACTCACTGAATTATTCCAAAAGCGATTTTTATGATGACCAATCAGAGTCTAGATATAATAAAACCATGAGATATCCGCGTAGAAGAAATGAAGCGAATACAAGTAAGGAAAAACTGGACAACTGGAGGGATAAAAAGGAGAATAAGGACACAGCGCAAGGGAAGAGTCTGAGCAAGAAATACGAAATTG ATGACGACGCGAGTCAAAGGGAGAGATTAATGGAGCAGCTGAACAGGGGAATACTGGAGTGCTTAGTTTGTTACGAGCACATCAAGCATACCGACTACGTCTGGTCCTGTAGCAACTGCTACCACGTATTGCACTTAAAGTGTATTAAAAAGTGGGCCAAGTCGTCACAAAGCG ACCACAGTTGGAAATGCCCGGCCTGTCGTTACGTCAGTTTCCTCGTACCCGAGGATTACTTCTGCTTCTGCGGCAAGGCAAAAATGCCGGAATGGAATCGCAGGGACGCGGCGCACTCGTGCGGCGAGATCTGCGGTCGCAATCTGTCCAAGAACTGTACGCATAAATGTACCCTGCTTTGCCACCCTGGCTCTTGTCCACAGTGCGTGGCGATGGTGACGAAATATTGTGGTTGTGGAAGAACCTCGAGGATGTTGCTGTGTAGCACGCACCAATTGCTGTCGTGCGACTCGGTATGCGGGAAAGATCTGTCATGCGGCGAGCACTCTTGTCAAAAAACATGCCATCAGGGAGAGTGCGAACCCTGCGACAAAACTGTGCAACAAA TCTGTTTCTGCGGTAACAAGACTCAAGAGGTACCATGTCGGATCAATGTCGCGGATACGTATTCTTGCGACAGTGTTTGTAACAAGCTGTTGGATTGCGGGAAGCATAATTGTCAGAAGATCTGCCATCCGGAGTCCTGCGAGCCGTGCTCGTTAACACCCGAGAGGATCATAACGTGCTGTTGCGGTCAAACGGAGTTAACGGAAAAGAGAGACAGTTGTTTAGACCCGATACCAACTTGCGAGAAAATCTGCTCGAAGAGGCTGAAGTGCGGTCAACCTA GTAATCCGCACATCTGCAAGGCGCCGTGCCACGTGGGCGAGTGCCCGGACTGCGACTTGAGCACCGACGTGAAGTGCCGATGCGGTAACATGGACCGCGAGATCGCCTGCCGGGACCTGACCAGCAAGGCGGACGACGCGCGCTGCGAGAAGCGCTGCAAGAAGAAGAGATCCTGCGGCAAGCACAATTGCAACCAGTTGTGCTGCATCGATATCGAGCACATTTGCCCGTTGCCGTGCTCGAAGACGTTGAACTGCGGCCGGCACAAGTGCCAGGACAGGTGTCACATGG GAAGGTGTCTACCCTGCTGGCAGAGCAGCTTCGACGAGCTGTACTGCGAGTGCGGCGCCGAGGTGATTTATCCGCCGGTAGCGTGCGGTACGAGGAGGCCCGCTTGCTTCCGGCCGTGCTCGCGCCAGCACTCCTGCGATCACGAGGTATTGCACAACTGTCACAGCGAGCCTACGTGTCCACCTTGCAGCGTGCTCACTCAGAGGTGGTGCCACGGTAAACACGAGCTTAGGAAGGCCGTACCGTGCCACGTGAAGGAGATCTCGTGTGGTTTGCCGTGCAACAAGCCTCTCACGTGCGGACGGCACAAGTGCATCACGATGTGCCATGCAGGTGCCTGCGAGAAGCCTGGGCAACAGTGCGTGCAGCCTTGCACCACCACGAGGGAGCTGTGTGGACACATCTGTGCCGCACCGTGCCATGAAGGCAGCTGCCCGGACACGCCGTGCAAAGAAATGGTCAAG GTCACGTGTCAGTGTGGACACAGAACAATGAGTCGCGTTTGCGCCGACAACGCGAGGGAGTATCAAAGAATAGCGAGCAACATACTGGCCAGTAAAATGGCCGATATGCAGCTCGGACATTCCGTCGACTTGGAGGAAGTGTTCGGGCAAGGCGCGAGAAAGCAAAATCAGCTGAAGACCTTGGAATGTAACGATGAGTGCAAGACGATCGAGAGGAACAGGCGACTCGCGTTGGGATTGCAGATCGTCAATCCGGATCTGAGCGGCAAGCTATTGCCCAGATACAGCGATTACATGAAACAATGGGCCAAGAAAGATCCGCACTTCTGCCAGGTGGTGCACGACAAGCTCACGGAATTGGTGCAGCTGGCAAAAACGTCGAAGCAGAAATCGCGAAGTTACTCGTTCGACGTCATGAACAGGGACAAGCGCCATTTCGTGCACGAATCGTGTCAGCATTTCGGCTGTGAGAGTCAGGCGTACGACGAGGAACCGAAGAGAAACGTCGTCGCCACTGCCGTGAAGGATAAG TGTTGGCTACCGAGCTACAGTTTATTGGAAATGGTGCAGCGGGAGAAAGGGCAAAGAAAAGTTCCAGGACCGGTACTCAACACTTCTAAGAGAAATAGTTCCACAAA GACTGTTCTTTCATTACCCGTGAAACAGAATCAGCAATCGTTACCGTCGTCGTCAAGCGCGAAGGCGCCTGAGAAGGAGATAGATTATTTTGATTATCGATAA
- the LOC105287816 gene encoding protein king tubby isoform X1, producing the protein MTSLDLRQQKLEQQRQLIAQKMKQKRQTGAGGMVQASNVSSAQLTYHSNKWMNSNKELHAYDGPLQYSMSQAYVDVGPYRERKDSEGIINVGMINDRSPYEGSQGADCADEESSPIDLHSPAETLPCSSPLRVAPSEDTTALSSRDKNSSSPELEGNVEGNIEQFVLQPANKKMHYKCRITRDRKGMDRGLYPTYFLHLERDYGKKIFLLAGRKRKKSATSNYLISTDPTDLSRGGESYVGKLRSNLLGTQFAIYDNGYSLMKDDKQRDERFNPRQELAAVVYDTNVLGFKGPRKMTVIIPGMTPDQKRVEICPRDESDTLLERWKLKHMDNLIELHNKTPVWNEETQSYVLNFHGRVTQASVKNFQVVHDSDVDYVVMQFGRIAEDVFTMDYRFPLCTVQAFAIALSSFDSKLACE; encoded by the exons ATGACATCGCTCGATTTGCGGCAGCAGAAGCTGGAACAACAG AGGCAATTAATTGCGCAAAAAATGAAGCAAAAAAGGCAAACTGGTGCTGGTGGGATGGTACAGGCATCTAATGTTTCCAGTGCACAGCTTACGTACCATTCCAACAAATGGATGAATTCAAACAAAGAACTTCATG CATATGATGGCCCACTACAATATAGTATGTCTCAAGCATATGTGGATGTAGGACCTTACAGAGAAAGGAAAGATAGCGAAGGGATAATTAACG TAGGCATGATCAATGATAGAAGTCCATACGAAGGTTCGCAAGGTGCTGATTGCGCCGATGAAGAGTCATCGCCTATAGACTTGCACTCGCCCGCGGAGACTTTACCATGTTCCTCGCCACTGCGAGTGGCACCATCGGAAGACACTACTGCTCTCAGTAGTAGAGACAAGAATTCTTCC AGTCCAGAATTAGAAGGCAACGTGGAAGGCAACATTGAACAGTTCGTGTTGCAGCCAGCGAATAAGAAGATGCATTACAAGTGTCGAATAACGCGCGACCGAAAAGGAATGGATCGTGGTTTGTATCCAACTTACTTCTTGCATCTAGAACGTGATTATGGGAAGAAG ATTTTTTTACTGGCTGGtcggaaaagaaagaaaagtgcAACAAGCAATTACTTGATCTCGACCGATCCTACGGATCTCTCAAGAGGCGGGGAATCTTATGTCGGTAAACTTCGATCGAACCTTCTTGGGACGCAATTCGCTATATACGATAACGGGTACTCGTTGATGAAGGATGACAAGCAGCGCGATGAGCGCTTTAATCCGCGGCAGGAACTAGCCGCAGTCGTATACGACACGAATGTTTTAGGTTTTAAAGGGCCACGTAAAATGACTGTTATTATACCGGGGATGACCCCCGATCAAAAGCGAGTCGAGATATGTCCGCGGGATGAATCGGACACTTTGCTTG AGCGTTGGAAGTTGAAACATATGGACAATTTAATAGAATTACATAACAAAACTCCTGTGTGGAATGAGGAGACGCAATCCTACGTACTTAACTTTCATGGGCGAGTAACGCAGGCGTCCGTAAAGAATTTCCAAGTTGTCCACGACAGTGATG TGGATTATGTTGTAATGCAGTTCGGACGTATCGCAGAGGATGTTTTTACGATGGATTACAGATTTCCCCTTTGTACAGTGCAGGCGTTCGCCATCGCTCTAAGTAGTTTCGACAGTAAATTAGCCTGCGAATAA